The following are encoded in a window of Ursus arctos isolate Adak ecotype North America unplaced genomic scaffold, UrsArc2.0 scaffold_27, whole genome shotgun sequence genomic DNA:
- the THAP1 gene encoding THAP domain-containing protein 1 codes for MVQSCSAYGCKNRYDKDKPVSFHKFPLTRPSLCKKWEAAVRRKNFKPTKYSSICSEHFTPDCFKRECNNKLLKENAVPTIFLCTEPHDKKEDLLEPQEQLPPPPLTPPISQVDAAIGLLMPPLQTPDNLSVFCDHNYTVEDTMHQRKRIHQLEQQVEKLRKKLKTAQQRCRRQERQLEKLKEVVHFQKEKDDISERGYVILPNDYFEIVEVPA; via the exons ATGGTGCAGTCCTGTTCCGCCTACGGCTGCAAGAACCGGTATGATAAGGATAAGCCCGTTTCTTTCCACAA GTTTCCTCTTACTCGACCCAGTCTTTGCAAAAAATGGGAGGCAGCTGTCCGAAGGAAAAACTTTAAGCCCACGAAGTACAGCAGTATCTGTTCCGAACACTTTACTCCGGACTGCTTTAAGAGGGAGTGCAACAACAAGTTACTGAAAGAGAATGCTGTACCCACGATATTTCTCTGTACTGAGCCACATGACAAG AAGGAAGATCTCCTGGAGCCACAAGAACAGCTTCCCCCGCCTCCTTTAACACCTCCCATTTCCCAGGTCGATGCTGCTATTGGATTACTAATGCCTCCCCTTCAGACCCCTGACAATCTCTCAGTTTTCTGTGACCACAACTATACTGTGGAGGATACAATGCACCAGAGAAAAAGGATTCATCAGCTGGAACAACAAGTTGAAAAACTCCGAAAGAAGCTCAAGACTGCACAGCAGCGATGCAGAAGACAAGAACGACAGCTTGAAAAATTAAAGGAGGTTGTTCacttccagaaagagaaggacGACATATCAGAGAGAGGTTACGTGATTTTGCCGAATGACTACTTTGAAATAGTTGAAGTGCCAGCATAA